The following DNA comes from Luteitalea sp..
AGACGAGATCGCGTTCCACGTGGAGGAGCGGACGCAGACGCTGATAGCGCAGGGGATGGATCCTGCAGCGGCGCGGGCGGCAGCGTTGCGGGAGTTCGGGGACGTGCGCGAGGCCAGGGTGGAGCTCGAGGCGATTGCGCGCAGGCGCGTACAGCAGACTCGCCGCTCGGACTGGTGGAGTGACCTTCGCCAAGACCTGCGCTACGGGGCGCGCGCTCTGCGGCGAGCCCCGCTGTTCTCGCTTCTCGCCATCCTCACGCTCGCCCTGGTACTGCGGCAGGGCGCAGGTTGGATGGCGGCCGGGTTGGCAGGAGGTGCGCTCGGCATCGTGACGGTCGTGCAGCTCTTGCGCGACCTGCTCTACGAAGTGGCGCCGTTCGATCCCATTGCGCTCGGCGTCGCCATCGGAATGCTACTCGCGTGTGCGACGCTCGCGCTGCTCGCTCCGGTCCGACGCGCGCTGCGGGTCGACCCTGCCGCTGCGCTGCGGGCGCAGTAGCAGGAAAAGAGCGCGCGTCTCGCTTTGCGCCAATGCGTCATTCTCCGCCTTCAAGCGGCATCAGGACCGGACCAGTCGAACGCGATGTGCTTGCTCGAGCGACCAGCGCGATCCCACGAAAAGCCGAAGGCCTGCGCCTTGTCGGCAGTTGACGTGCCGTATGTCGCGATCGCGCCGGGACCCACTTCGGAGCCGCCGGGATTGTGGACCTGCACGCGCTGCCCCGGCAGCGTGGTCGGGCCGCCAAGCGCTTCCGCGCTGGAGACCAGCTTGCCCGGAATCTCCGCTCGCCACGACGCGAGGTCGTCCGCGACGCTGAAGTCGATGCGAGCGAGCTCGACGCCACGCACTTCGCCGATGAAGTTCGCAAACACACCCGGCCAGCCGCCAGCACGCCCGCTAAAGATTATCTGGAGAGCTTCACGCTGGCGCTCGTCGGCGCGCTCATCGAGGAACATGCCCATCGTCACCTTCGTCTTGCCTTCCCAGATGTTCCCCTCGAACACGCCGACTGCCATGACATTCAAGCCATCGAGCCGGACATCGCCGAACTGACCGCTCCGGACATGCCACGCCAGGATGCCTTCGCAGTCGCCGGAAGTGGGCGGCTGGGCAAAGGTGCACGGACACGGAATGCTGCACTTGCACGTATCGAACCAGTCCCCTTTGAGGCTCCACTTGGGAATCGCTGGCATTTCTCCCTCCCCTCGTCTGTTGAGCCCTCACCCCGTGACACGGTCACACCGCACGCATCAATATCCACGCACCCCAGAGCATGAGGAGCACCCCAGCAGCCCTTCCGAGCAGGACGCCACGTGGCGCGACCTTCTCGAGGAGCACGAAGAGCGCGATGGCCGCAACCCAGATCAGATTCATGACGCCTGCCGCAAAGAGTAGAAGCATCAGCGCCCAGCAGCAGCCAACGCAGTACAGACCATGACGCAGGCCCATGGTGAACGCGCCGCCTGCGCCATCGCGCCATTCGCTCGCGATGAAGGCAAGCGGCGAGCGACAGTGGACCAGGCAGGTGTTCTTGAGCGGGAGCCACTGATATGCGCCTGCAACGAGGAGGATCGCACCACCGGCGACGGCCGACCGAGTCGCCATGGCCGGCGACAACACGGCCACGCGATGGAGGAAGAGCTGGATCACCGCCGCGACGAGGCTGAAGACCGTCCAGGCGGTCAGGTAGCCGGATGCAAAGGCAACACTCAAGGGGCGCGCACTGCGGCCTCGGCGCCGACACGTGCCGAGCACGAGCAAGACGACCGGGCCAGCGGACGGCAGCATCATCGCAACCATCATCACCGTCCACATCAGGAACAGCATGACGAGCTCCGCCATGCCCCAGTCGGCCATCTCGGGCATCCCCATCGCCGCGTGCATGGCCGCATCCACCGCCGCCGCATTCATGCTGCTCGCCATGCTCACGAGGTAGATCCACGAGAGCAGCGTGATCACGGCCAATCCAGCCAGCACGATGAGGCGGTCCTGGCGGATCACTCGCTCG
Coding sequences within:
- a CDS encoding DUF1326 domain-containing protein, with translation MPAIPKWSLKGDWFDTCKCSIPCPCTFAQPPTSGDCEGILAWHVRSGQFGDVRLDGLNVMAVGVFEGNIWEGKTKVTMGMFLDERADERQREALQIIFSGRAGGWPGVFANFIGEVRGVELARIDFSVADDLASWRAEIPGKLVSSAEALGGPTTLPGQRVQVHNPGGSEVGPGAIATYGTSTADKAQAFGFSWDRAGRSSKHIAFDWSGPDAA
- a CDS encoding DUF2182 domain-containing protein encodes the protein MASSMNAAAVDAAMHAAMGMPEMADWGMAELVMLFLMWTVMMVAMMLPSAGPVVLLVLGTCRRRGRSARPLSVAFASGYLTAWTVFSLVAAVIQLFLHRVAVLSPAMATRSAVAGGAILLVAGAYQWLPLKNTCLVHCRSPLAFIASEWRDGAGGAFTMGLRHGLYCVGCCWALMLLLFAAGVMNLIWVAAIALFVLLEKVAPRGVLLGRAAGVLLMLWGAWILMRAV